The Pedobacter ginsengisoli region AAACAGGGCGCGAAACTGCAAGGGTTATGTACGGATCCGGAGGCTGGGTAACGCACCATAACACAGATCTTTGGAGAATAACCGGGCCTGTTGATGGTATTTATTCTGCAATGTGGCCAATGGGAGGGGCATGGTTAAGCAGACATGTTTGGGAAAAGTATTTGTACAACGGAGATAAAAAATATCTTGCCACTGTGTATCCGGCATTAAAAGGAGCGGCAGAGTTTTATTTGGATTTCCTTGTAGAAGAACCGGTACACAAATGGATGGTGGTATCGCCTTCTATGTCGCCAGAAAATGCTCCAAGATCTCATAAGGGCAAATCTATAGCCGCGGGTGCAACTATGGACAATCAGCTTGTATTTGATCTGTTCTCTAACACAATAAGAGCCGCCGAAGCATTAAATACTGATAAAGATCTGGTGGCAAAAATAAAGGTTATGCGTAATAAACTTGCGCCTATGCAAGTAGGGCAATACGGACAATTGCAGGAATGGATGCAGGATCTGGATGATCCTAATGATAAACACAGGCATGTTTCGCATCTGTTTGGCTTATATCCCGCAAATCAGATTTCTCCTCTGCGTACCCCTGAATTGTTTGATGCAGCGCATACATCATTAATTCAGAGAGGTGACGTTTCTACAGGTTGGTCTATGGGATGGAAGGTAAATCTGTGGGCCAGGTTACAGGATGGCAATCATGCTTATAAACTGATTAGAAACCAGCTTACGCCTACGGGACTAAACAAAGGGGGCGAAAATAGCGGCGGGGGAACTTACCCTAATTTATTTGATGCCCATCCTCCATTTCAAATTGATGGTAATTTTGGATGTACTGCCGGTATTACCGAAATGTTGTTGCAGACTCATGATGGTGCTATCCAATTACTTCCGGCAATGCCTGATGAATGGCAGGACGGAAGTATTAGTGGTTTAAGAGCTCCAGGAGGTTTTGAAATTGAAAACATTACCTGGAAAAATGGAAAACTGAGCAAGGTTGTTATTAAATCAAAACTAGGTGGTAATTGTCGTTTACGTGTTCCTAATGCAATAACAGGAAATTCACTTAAACAAGCAGATGGCGATAACCCAAACCAGTTTTATCAGATTGACAAGATCGCGACACCAGTTGTATCTGCAAAGGCTAATTTGAATAAACCGTCAATTAACGAGACCATTTCGTATGATTTTGATACCGCTGCGGGCAAAACATACACTTTCGTTAGTGAATAAATTTAATACAAAGCAGACTATTTTTTAAAAAACAAATAAATTGTATATTTCGGGACACTTAATCTGTCCCTAATGGAGATTTTGCAAACCAAATAAAACCTATTATATTATGAACGAAAACATTAACAAGAGTGCCTTATTCAACGGAAGTTGTTTTGCCGTTATTACAACCGCTTTTACCTTCTCAATAAGGGCAGGTATTTTACCCCAGCTCGGAGCGCAGTTTAACCTGACAGCTGAGCAGCTTGGATTTATAAATCTTATGTTCTTTTTAGGATTTCCTATTTCCATGATCATTGGGGGCTTGGTATACCATACTTTTGGTCCTAAAAATATTATGAAAGCTGCTTTTGTAGCACACACTATCGGGATTATATTAACAATTTATGCAGGAGGGTATGTTGGACTGCTTGTTTCTACACTTTTTATTGGATTTGGTAACGGATGTACAGAAGCGGCTTGTAACCCGCTGATAGCTGATGCATATGCAGGTCCAAAAATGAATAAAATGCTTAGCAGGTTCCATATGTGGTTCCCTGGGGGGATTTTGATTGGAGCGCTTATCTCTAAATTTATGACTGATTTTGGAATGGGATGGCAAGCTCAAATGTGGGTTACCATGATTCCAACTATTATCTATGCTGCTTTGTTCTACGGAAAGAAATTTGTTGAACCAAGAGAGGATGGAAGCACTTCTATTGCCGAGAACCTGAAAGCAATGCTTAATCCTGTTTTTATATTTTTATTTATCTGTATGGCGCTTACCGCAATTACCGAGTTTGGACCTAACCAATGGGTAAGTGTTATTATGAGTAACAGTGGTGCCAGCCCGATGTTAATTCTTGCGCTTACGAGCGGTTTGATGGCTTTAGGTAGATTTGTTGCAGGCCCTGTTGTTCATACATTAGGCCAAACAGGGGTATTATTAATGTCGGCTATACTTGCTGCGGTAGGTATTTACATGTTTAGTGTAGTTACCGGCCCACTTGCATATGTTGCCACAGTAATATTTGCTTTGGGTGTATGTTATTTCTGGCCGGTTATGATTGGTGCGGTTGCGCAACGTGTTCCACTGAGCGGTGCTTTGGGAATGTCGATTGTTGGCGGAGTAGGTATGTTTTCAACAGCTATTTTTCAACCTTTCATCGGAAGCTGGATTGATTCAGCAAGAGCAGAAAATACAGCGTTAGGTTTAAAAGGAGGGGCTCTTGAGTTGGCTGCAGGTCAGGATACTTTAGTGAAAATGCTGGCCTTCCCTTCTATACTGATAGTATTGTTCCTTATATTCTTCTTCTGGCAAAAGAAAACAAAACTTGTTCCTGCTGCCGAAGTTGCACATTAAACTTCTTATAAAGTAAAACAATAAAAAAGGCCAATCTTCATGATTGGCCTTTTTTATTGGTGTTTATTTCTATTTCTTAATGGAATTTAACTCATTCCAGGTCCATGTTTTTGTTCTTCCCGAGGTTTGGTTTCTTACCTTTTTAACGTCATCAGCTTTAACTGTTGAGGCTTTGTTTCCCATGTCGTTGCGGATATAGCTTATTACCGATGCAATATATTCATCAGTATTTCCTCCCAGCGGAGGCATTACATCTGCATAGGCTTTGCCATTAACAGGTCCGGATAGGCCATGAAGTAAAATGCGAATTATCTTTTCAGGATCGCCAGATACATCATGGTTTGAGGCCAATGGAGGAGCAGGCATATCCTTGCCACCATTTATAACTCCTTTACCTTCTGAACCATGACAGGTAGCACAAAGCTGCTTGAAAATTAATGCGCCTTCTTTTATAAGTTTTTGATCAGCAGCAGCCAGTAATTTTGAATTTCTTTCTGCAGCCTCTTTGTCCTCAATTTGTCGCTGATACTTTTTGTGCGATTCAGCAAGTACCTGATCTTCCGGATGATTTTTAATAATCTCGGCAATAATCTGCTGTGCTTTATCTAAGTGGCTAAATCTTAACGACAGCCCAAGTTGCAAACGCACATCTGCACTTGGATCATTCTTTAACGGCTCAACCGCTGTAAGTAATGCTTCATCTCCTTTTCTTAAAGGTTCCTCGCTTATCCATAGCGCAGTTTTCCTTACTTCAGCATCTTTATCTTTTAATGCTGCCAATAGGGTAGGTCTGTCTAATCCATTGAGGCCATTCATTGTCCATAATGCATGGATTCTTGCCAGTTGTAAAGGTGAGTTTAAAGCCAGTTCTTTTAGTGCAGGTATAACCGATTTGTCTCCGCGCACAACTATAATTTTCTGTGCATTATCACGCCACCATCCATTAGGATGCGAAAGATATGGAACTAACTTATCACTGGTAAGATCAAGCATTTTTGGGACAGTTTTATCCCTTTTTATACCGTCATGAACCAATCTGTATATTCTTCCTCTGCCAATATTTTTGTCCAGCTTCTTGTCGTCTATCTGCTTACGTAAATAAGTGCCTTTCCTTGTCCAGTTACCTTCCTGAATAATTCCACGGTACATATCTACAATATAAACACAACCATCTGGTCCGGTAACACTGTTTACAGGCCTGAAATTCATGTCTGTAGAGGCAATGAACTCTTCTTTCTCGTAAGCGTTTTTAAGTGTTATTTTGCTATTCGTATTGGTAACTTTAGCCCTTCTTATTAATCGTCCAACCGGCTCGCATATCAGTAGGTCTCCTTTAAGATCCTCAGGTAATGAATTACCTCTAAAAATTGATTGTCCGGTACATGCTGTGAAA contains the following coding sequences:
- a CDS encoding MFS transporter, whose protein sequence is MNENINKSALFNGSCFAVITTAFTFSIRAGILPQLGAQFNLTAEQLGFINLMFFLGFPISMIIGGLVYHTFGPKNIMKAAFVAHTIGIILTIYAGGYVGLLVSTLFIGFGNGCTEAACNPLIADAYAGPKMNKMLSRFHMWFPGGILIGALISKFMTDFGMGWQAQMWVTMIPTIIYAALFYGKKFVEPREDGSTSIAENLKAMLNPVFIFLFICMALTAITEFGPNQWVSVIMSNSGASPMLILALTSGLMALGRFVAGPVVHTLGQTGVLLMSAILAAVGIYMFSVVTGPLAYVATVIFALGVCYFWPVMIGAVAQRVPLSGALGMSIVGGVGMFSTAIFQPFIGSWIDSARAENTALGLKGGALELAAGQDTLVKMLAFPSILIVLFLIFFFWQKKTKLVPAAEVAH
- a CDS encoding c-type cytochrome, translated to MKPNKQWVLGMLGLSMLVYTCKVSQNALKRDANGKVIVDTNPSPAYLTPQESLKTIHLPKGYHLELVASEPMIHEPVAITWDGNGRMYVAEMNTYMQDADGTGEMKPACTIKRLEDTDGDGKMDKSVVYLDKLLLPRMILPLDDRLLVAETFDNSIYSYRDTNGDGVADEKKMVFKNESENKSNLEHQRSGLVWNLDNKIYVTVENVRYKFENGLLKSEFQHEGSGGQWGLANDNYGRLFFSSAGGEAPAVNFQQNPFFGYLDLGGQYDEKFQDVWPIISTPDVQGGLGRLRPDSTLNHFTACTGQSIFRGNSLPEDLKGDLLICEPVGRLIRRAKVTNTNSKITLKNAYEKEEFIASTDMNFRPVNSVTGPDGCVYIVDMYRGIIQEGNWTRKGTYLRKQIDDKKLDKNIGRGRIYRLVHDGIKRDKTVPKMLDLTSDKLVPYLSHPNGWWRDNAQKIIVVRGDKSVIPALKELALNSPLQLARIHALWTMNGLNGLDRPTLLAALKDKDAEVRKTALWISEEPLRKGDEALLTAVEPLKNDPSADVRLQLGLSLRFSHLDKAQQIIAEIIKNHPEDQVLAESHKKYQRQIEDKEAAERNSKLLAAADQKLIKEGALIFKQLCATCHGSEGKGVINGGKDMPAPPLASNHDVSGDPEKIIRILLHGLSGPVNGKAYADVMPPLGGNTDEYIASVISYIRNDMGNKASTVKADDVKKVRNQTSGRTKTWTWNELNSIKK